A region from the Aegilops tauschii subsp. strangulata cultivar AL8/78 chromosome 5, Aet v6.0, whole genome shotgun sequence genome encodes:
- the LOC109777777 gene encoding uncharacterized protein, with translation MEKDTAATATARVCRRCKAKYSPSGNTPQSCRFHPSFFVCRRHDDQKRYYELKDGDPPYAAKFYDCCGAEDPDAAGCATSFHLSYDDPE, from the exons ATGGAGAAAGacacggcggcgacggcgacggcgagggtgTGCCGGCGGTGCAAGGCGAAGTACTCGCCGTCGGGAAACACGCCGCAGTCCTGCAGGTTCCACCCTTCCTTCTTCGTCTGCCGCCGCCACGACGACCAGAAGAG GTACTACGAGCTTAAGGACGGCGACCCTCCCTACGCCGCCAAGTTCTACGACTGCTGCGGCGCCGAGGACCCCGACGCCGCCGGCTGCGCCACCAGCTTCCACCTCTCC